One genomic window of Eriocheir sinensis breed Jianghai 21 chromosome 57, ASM2467909v1, whole genome shotgun sequence includes the following:
- the LOC126984429 gene encoding uncharacterized protein LOC126984429 isoform X2, with the protein MRVRRRHATPFILLIIGVTLLVLTLRGEPSTSEAENVEEILARLTDRQLCWMNEKYTIAEPCIKCSDEDIRESPDLCQLTGYRQRVVCDSSGESVKSCQVQEWEEEVRFWAFEAAAAVVGVFGGLSLAVRRHTLPKRHIPLGHDTLHCLPGITV; encoded by the exons ATGAGAGTGAGGAGAAGACACGCCACTCCCTTCATACTCCTCATTATAGG GGTGACGCTGCTGGTGCTGACCCTGCGCGGCGAGCCCTCGACCTCGGAGGCGGAAAACGTCGAGGAAATCCTGGCACGGCTTACCGATCGACAACTCTGCTGGATGAACGAGAAATACACAATTGCCGAGCCCTGCATCAAGTGTTCTG ATGAGGACATAAGGGAGAGCCCAGACCTCTGCCAGCTGACCGGATACAGACAGAGGGTGGTGTGCGATTCGTCTGGGGAGTCTGTtaagag TTGCCAAGTTcaagagtgggaagaggaggtgcGATTCTGGGCGTTCGAGGCGGCTGCTGCAGTGGTTGGGGTGTTTGGTGGGCTGTCCCTGGCCGTACGCAGACACACCCTCCCCAAGCGACACATACCCCTCGGACACGACACCCTGCACTGCCTCCCTGGGATAACGGTGTGA